One segment of Trichlorobacter ammonificans DNA contains the following:
- a CDS encoding Crp/Fnr family transcriptional regulator, with protein MELIEHLKKSLLFSGLDDTDLTALTAIAVRRTFGKGEALFAEGDEATGFYLLVEGHLKLCRVSAEGREKVLHFVRPGETFAEAAFFGDGRYPAEARALEAGEALFLPRQGFMELMTGNPRFAMNLVVSLSLSLRRFARQIEELTFADVTSRLASFLVKRAAEKSTTYGGITYLELGIKKGELAAQLGTAGETISRTFRKLKEEGILEMEARKVTILQMERLQKLAERQQ; from the coding sequence ATGGAGCTGATCGAGCATCTGAAAAAATCGTTGCTGTTTTCCGGTCTTGACGACACCGACCTGACGGCTTTGACCGCCATCGCGGTGCGTCGTACCTTCGGCAAGGGAGAGGCGCTGTTTGCCGAAGGGGATGAGGCTACCGGCTTCTACCTGCTGGTGGAGGGACATCTCAAGCTCTGTCGGGTGTCGGCGGAAGGACGGGAGAAGGTGCTCCATTTCGTGCGGCCCGGCGAGACATTTGCCGAAGCTGCCTTTTTCGGCGATGGGCGCTACCCGGCGGAGGCCCGGGCACTGGAGGCGGGAGAAGCGCTCTTTCTTCCCCGCCAGGGGTTCATGGAGCTGATGACCGGTAATCCCCGCTTCGCCATGAACCTGGTGGTCTCCCTCTCCCTCTCCCTGCGACGCTTTGCCCGCCAGATCGAAGAGCTGACCTTTGCCGACGTCACCTCCCGGCTGGCCTCCTTCCTGGTGAAGCGGGCCGCCGAAAAGTCCACCACCTACGGCGGCATCACCTATCTGGAGCTGGGGATCAAGAAGGGGGAGCTGGCCGCCCAGTTGGGCACCGCCGGCGAGACCATCTCCCGGACCTTCCGCAAGCTGAAGGAAGAGGGAATCCTGGAGATGGAAGCCCGCAAGGTAACCATCCTGCAGATGGAGCGGTTGCAGAAGCTGGCCGAGCGCCAACAGTAA
- a CDS encoding cobyrinate a,c-diamide synthase, with protein MMKTLVIAAPQSGSGKTTVTLGLLALLTRRGQRVAPFKAGPDFIDPGYHRLITGRPSVNLDSWICPSSFVRETFRHHTGGCDWAVIEGVMGLFDGLGATADQGSTAAIARLTGAPVLLVVNARGMAASAAALMTGFARFDPAVRLAGVVFNNVGSERHAQLLARAMADHCPDVPFLGALPRDEELVIPSRHLGLVTAADNPLPAAFVDRLADAVERHINLELLERCCCSGTLMPVGEPVEWESAERQPVPIAVARDRAFCFLYEDNLRLMRRAGLEPCFFSPLADRVVPPGCRGIYLPGGYPELHREELAENRPMLAALRAAVATGLPVYAECGGLVYLTNGIADSEGMDADDPAHPFVGVFPVTARMGTRRAALGYREVTLLRDCLLGGAGELVRGHEFHYSRIGEMPAGIRRDYRVSRPGEAGWDEGYGSARCLASYVHLHFGSNPATVAALAAACRA; from the coding sequence ATGATGAAGACCCTCGTTATAGCCGCTCCCCAGAGCGGTTCCGGCAAGACCACCGTCACCCTGGGGCTGCTTGCGCTGCTTACCCGTCGCGGACAACGGGTGGCCCCCTTCAAGGCCGGCCCCGACTTCATCGACCCCGGCTACCATCGCCTGATCACCGGGCGCCCCTCGGTCAATCTGGACAGTTGGATCTGTCCTTCCTCCTTTGTTCGGGAAACCTTCCGGCACCACACGGGTGGCTGCGACTGGGCGGTGATCGAGGGGGTGATGGGGCTGTTCGATGGTCTGGGTGCTACTGCCGACCAGGGAAGCACTGCGGCAATCGCCCGGCTGACCGGCGCGCCGGTGCTGCTGGTGGTGAACGCCCGCGGCATGGCGGCCAGCGCCGCCGCCCTGATGACCGGTTTTGCCCGGTTCGATCCCGCGGTCCGGCTGGCCGGCGTGGTCTTCAACAACGTGGGCAGCGAACGCCATGCGCAGCTCCTTGCCCGGGCCATGGCCGACCACTGTCCCGATGTTCCCTTCCTGGGGGCACTTCCCCGTGACGAGGAACTGGTCATCCCCTCCCGCCACCTGGGACTGGTCACCGCTGCGGACAATCCGCTGCCGGCAGCGTTCGTCGACAGGCTGGCCGATGCCGTGGAGCGCCACATCAACCTGGAGCTTCTGGAGCGTTGCTGTTGCAGCGGTACGCTGATGCCTGTCGGGGAACCTGTGGAGTGGGAGTCGGCGGAGAGGCAACCCGTGCCGATTGCGGTTGCCCGGGACCGGGCGTTCTGTTTTCTGTACGAGGATAACCTGCGCCTGATGCGGCGGGCGGGGCTGGAGCCCTGCTTCTTCTCTCCCCTCGCGGATAGGGTGGTGCCGCCGGGGTGCCGGGGAATCTACCTGCCCGGGGGGTATCCGGAGCTGCATCGCGAGGAGCTCGCTGAAAACCGGCCGATGCTGGCGGCACTTCGCGCCGCCGTGGCAACGGGGCTGCCGGTCTATGCCGAGTGCGGCGGCTTGGTCTACCTGACCAACGGTATTGCCGACAGTGAGGGGATGGATGCGGATGACCCGGCCCACCCCTTTGTCGGGGTGTTTCCGGTGACCGCTCGGATGGGAACGCGCCGCGCCGCGCTGGGCTATCGCGAGGTGACGCTGCTGCGTGACTGCCTGCTGGGAGGGGCGGGGGAGCTGGTGCGGGGGCATGAATTCCACTATTCACGCATCGGGGAGATGCCGGCGGGTATCCGACGGGACTACCGGGTGTCCCGCCCCGGCGAGGCGGGATGGGATGAGGGATACGGCAGCGCCCGCTGCCTGGCCTCCTATGTGCATCTTCATTTCGGCAGCAATCCCGCCACGGTGGCGGCCCTGGCCGCCGCCTGCCGTGCCTGA
- the dsbI gene encoding protein-disulfide oxidoreductase DsbI, which produces MGLLDSFTHFKSDPVATISEMQDHRLPWILMAAISLLMVIVAHSVFQVWLYMRPCEQCVYVRFAFFCMVFGGVVAALSPKNVVLKLVGYVFGFWGIIQGLRYNFKLNKIHHAAHSDDPFGVQGCSAEPTFPFNLPLDRWFPEWFKPTGDCGFDNPIIPDGTTLSTMQQALTDFYKDGWYLWPPTHFLNMAQVLLIVFGVCLVFLSVSAICWLITLLRKRHVTAATRLTEQPL; this is translated from the coding sequence ATGGGACTCTTAGATAGTTTCACTCACTTCAAATCAGACCCGGTGGCAACCATCTCAGAAATGCAGGACCACCGGCTCCCCTGGATACTGATGGCCGCCATCAGCCTCCTGATGGTGATCGTGGCCCACTCGGTATTTCAGGTTTGGCTCTACATGAGGCCGTGCGAGCAGTGCGTCTACGTCCGCTTCGCCTTTTTCTGCATGGTCTTCGGCGGTGTCGTCGCCGCGCTCAGCCCCAAGAACGTCGTCCTTAAACTGGTCGGCTACGTCTTTGGTTTCTGGGGAATCATTCAGGGGCTCCGCTATAACTTCAAACTCAACAAGATCCACCACGCCGCCCATTCCGACGATCCGTTCGGAGTTCAGGGATGCTCTGCCGAACCGACGTTTCCCTTCAATCTGCCGCTTGACAGGTGGTTTCCCGAATGGTTCAAGCCGACCGGCGACTGTGGCTTCGACAACCCGATCATCCCCGACGGCACCACACTGAGCACCATGCAGCAAGCACTCACGGACTTCTACAAAGATGGCTGGTACCTGTGGCCTCCTACCCACTTCCTGAACATGGCGCAAGTACTCCTGATCGTGTTCGGTGTCTGCCTGGTATTTCTTTCCGTTTCAGCCATCTGCTGGCTGATCACGCTCCTTCGCAAACGCCACGTGACTGCCGCAACACGCCTAACCGAGCAGCCGCTGTGA
- the recO gene encoding DNA repair protein RecO, with the protein MIAEQCHGIVLSTLAYGDNDVVVSLFTLEHGRLRAFARSARTSRKRFAGALEPATHLALMMKIKPEGLCSLERAEQLAPPPGLASRLDALALALYGCELVEQLTPEGQPLPRLYRLLSTMLEYLATAAAGQEIRRFFEINLLNILGYRPPLEEPLLTPLRACLATGRFSAVPFSAPQLEAAGRLLDRELERHCPRSRRSLEFLEGVI; encoded by the coding sequence ATGATCGCCGAACAGTGTCACGGTATCGTGCTGTCAACCCTTGCCTACGGGGACAACGACGTGGTGGTGTCGCTCTTCACCCTGGAGCATGGCCGACTGCGGGCCTTTGCCCGCAGTGCCCGCACGAGCCGGAAACGGTTCGCCGGTGCCCTTGAACCGGCCACCCATCTTGCCCTGATGATGAAGATCAAACCGGAGGGGCTCTGCTCCCTGGAACGTGCCGAGCAGCTCGCCCCGCCTCCCGGACTGGCCAGCCGCCTGGACGCCCTGGCCCTGGCCCTGTACGGTTGCGAACTGGTGGAACAGCTCACGCCCGAAGGACAGCCGCTGCCCCGTTTGTACCGCCTGCTCTCCACGATGCTGGAATATCTGGCAACAGCGGCGGCGGGACAGGAGATCCGGCGTTTTTTCGAGATCAACCTGCTCAACATTCTGGGGTACCGTCCGCCACTGGAAGAACCGCTGCTGACACCGCTCCGTGCCTGTCTCGCTACCGGCAGGTTCAGCGCCGTCCCTTTCTCCGCCCCCCAACTGGAGGCTGCCGGACGACTTCTGGACCGGGAGCTGGAGCGACACTGTCCGCGCAGCCGGCGCAGTCTCGAATTTCTGGAAGGAGTTATCTGA
- a CDS encoding energy transducer TonB, with protein MERRRADEEGMPGHPLFGFRRGPLSQGVFSNRYVEPSFLSLLAVSLLLHLIGFTLLYLWRPAAPAMPEPTFIDLQDLQQLPLPEARVQPEKIRPSDRRQRVERETAPRQPRLTPAPPVTSTPSRPSTEQPPSRQPEPGGSSAGELLRRRSPQPQASRQPDMARLMPSAGRMAQIEENYRRRFADDVADGDTRFLNSDDVMFGSFLRRFETAVYGVWRYPQEAALKGIEGVTPVRITFNRNGEIVNIRLLESSGSKLLDDEVFRTLRLLGPMGSLPRTYPKDEFHLIAFFQYGNARGRLR; from the coding sequence GTGGAGAGACGACGTGCTGATGAAGAGGGGATGCCAGGGCATCCCCTCTTCGGTTTCAGGAGGGGTCCTCTGTCTCAGGGCGTTTTTTCCAACCGGTATGTCGAGCCGTCGTTCCTCTCCCTGCTGGCGGTCTCGCTACTCCTGCACCTTATCGGCTTTACGCTGCTCTACCTCTGGCGGCCCGCCGCTCCGGCCATGCCCGAACCGACCTTCATCGACTTGCAGGACCTGCAGCAGCTTCCCCTTCCCGAGGCTCGGGTGCAACCGGAGAAGATCCGTCCTTCCGACCGACGCCAACGGGTCGAGCGGGAAACAGCCCCCCGTCAGCCCCGGTTGACACCCGCACCGCCGGTCACTTCGACCCCCTCCCGTCCCTCGACCGAGCAGCCCCCGTCCCGGCAACCGGAACCGGGAGGCAGTTCCGCCGGTGAACTGCTGCGCCGTCGCTCCCCGCAGCCGCAGGCGTCCCGGCAACCCGACATGGCCCGGCTGATGCCCAGTGCCGGCCGGATGGCCCAGATCGAGGAAAATTACCGCCGCCGCTTTGCCGACGATGTTGCCGACGGGGACACCCGGTTCCTGAACAGCGACGACGTCATGTTCGGCTCCTTCCTGCGCCGCTTCGAGACCGCGGTGTACGGCGTCTGGCGCTATCCCCAGGAGGCGGCGCTCAAGGGGATCGAGGGGGTGACGCCGGTCAGGATCACCTTCAACAGAAACGGCGAGATCGTGAACATCCGGTTGCTGGAAAGCTCGGGCAGCAAGCTGCTGGATGACGAGGTCTTTCGTACCCTGCGCCTGCTGGGACCCATGGGCAGCCTGCCCCGGACCTACCCCAAGGACGAATTCCACCTGATCGCCTTCTTCCAGTATGGCAATGCCCGCGGCAGGCTGCGTTGA
- a CDS encoding thiol:disulfide interchange protein DsbA/DsbL, whose product MLRTIFKTLASSAALIAFLAGAAFAFSEGTDYVKLAKPIPNAQGTLIKVFSYDCPFCYKYDKQVTPKLVPKLPSDIKFRPFHLKTKGKYGVQGSELFAVLLVKDQASGLSDRDLYGEKSLLKKAKMAYYTAYHDKKERWDAGPDAFLKTGLDAVGMSKADFDKAKNDPKVKALIKEWEASYDVAKVQGVPGFVVNGKYLIMTKSITSVDGMLQLINELKAK is encoded by the coding sequence ATGCTACGCACAATCTTCAAAACGCTCGCAAGCTCGGCAGCACTGATAGCCTTTCTGGCCGGCGCAGCCTTCGCGTTCAGCGAAGGCACCGACTACGTCAAACTGGCCAAACCGATCCCCAATGCACAGGGGACCCTGATCAAGGTTTTCAGCTACGACTGTCCTTTCTGCTACAAGTATGACAAGCAGGTCACTCCTAAACTGGTCCCCAAGCTCCCGAGTGATATTAAATTCCGGCCATTTCACCTCAAAACCAAGGGCAAGTACGGCGTACAGGGGAGTGAGTTGTTTGCCGTCCTGCTGGTCAAGGATCAGGCAAGCGGGCTTTCAGACCGGGATCTGTACGGCGAGAAGTCGCTCCTGAAAAAAGCCAAGATGGCCTACTACACCGCTTACCATGACAAGAAAGAGCGGTGGGACGCAGGTCCAGACGCTTTCCTTAAAACCGGACTTGATGCAGTTGGCATGTCCAAAGCCGATTTTGACAAAGCCAAGAACGATCCCAAAGTAAAAGCGCTGATTAAAGAGTGGGAAGCTTCTTACGATGTCGCCAAGGTGCAAGGGGTTCCCGGCTTCGTGGTGAACGGCAAGTACCTGATCATGACCAAGAGCATCACCTCGGTTGATGGCATGCTGCAGCTCATCAACGAACTTAAGGCCAAATAG
- a CDS encoding aryl-sulfate sulfotransferase, with amino-acid sequence MLAAGATMVVAPDAHAAVFERKKETQGELGKVIVNPYKVAPLTAVIEREGKDPKNIRVTVLGKPGGGVDISYPVSEGALLNHDGIPIFGLYDDYVNQVKVEYTLDGKKISTVYKIRTNPFTARPFEGRYELKPKVEKAKAVKGFEGRLYMLTMMGNADNKEWAWARPDHKAHGAGEWLEPAEIYMVDTKGEIRWFFDSEQFYDKYGRSIDDQGRIMSMHQMPNGDLVFGMAQKYFRYTLMGEPSFARKLPRGYIDLSHEVLPMDNGHMLLRVAKTNYNIPGTKEVAHTVRDHIIEVDDGGRVVEEWDMVEIMGKNQFRKDLIVGLDARAVCLNIDMSADHPVEVKESIPYGDNTSTGAGRNWAHINSISYDKKDDSIILSLRHQGIVKVGRDKQVKWILAPNVGWTKDMAAKVLTPVDRNGKKLNCENATCKDTDFDWSFTQHTAWISERGENNARFATISVFDNGDGREHEQPAVSQDKWSRAVEYKIDEKNMTVQQTWQFGKERGWDWYSAVTSNVKWDAEKGTYWMLSGNVHLLSPERTQGIINEVDPKTGEVKVELVLSNDKKPAVYYRSHLVKPENLFRY; translated from the coding sequence ATGCTGGCAGCAGGCGCCACGATGGTGGTTGCCCCTGACGCCCATGCGGCGGTTTTCGAGCGCAAAAAGGAAACACAGGGGGAGCTGGGCAAAGTTATCGTCAACCCGTACAAGGTTGCGCCGCTGACGGCGGTGATCGAGCGGGAGGGGAAGGACCCAAAGAACATCAGGGTTACTGTGCTGGGCAAACCGGGCGGCGGAGTGGATATTTCCTACCCGGTATCGGAAGGTGCGCTCCTGAACCACGACGGCATCCCGATTTTCGGCCTGTACGATGATTACGTCAACCAGGTAAAGGTCGAGTACACGCTGGACGGCAAAAAAATCAGTACGGTCTACAAAATCAGGACCAACCCCTTTACCGCCCGCCCCTTTGAAGGACGGTACGAGCTGAAGCCGAAAGTTGAAAAGGCCAAAGCTGTCAAGGGATTTGAAGGACGCCTCTACATGCTGACCATGATGGGCAACGCCGACAACAAGGAATGGGCCTGGGCACGCCCGGACCACAAAGCGCACGGGGCGGGCGAATGGTTGGAACCGGCCGAGATTTACATGGTCGACACCAAAGGCGAGATCCGCTGGTTCTTCGACAGTGAGCAGTTCTACGACAAATATGGTCGTTCCATCGACGACCAGGGGCGCATCATGAGTATGCACCAGATGCCCAACGGCGACCTGGTGTTCGGAATGGCCCAGAAATATTTCCGCTATACCCTGATGGGCGAGCCTTCCTTTGCCCGCAAGCTGCCGCGCGGCTACATTGACCTGAGCCATGAGGTTTTGCCCATGGACAATGGCCACATGCTCCTCCGCGTTGCCAAGACCAACTACAACATTCCCGGCACCAAAGAAGTGGCTCATACCGTGCGTGACCACATCATCGAGGTCGATGACGGCGGACGCGTGGTCGAAGAATGGGACATGGTCGAAATCATGGGCAAAAACCAGTTCCGCAAAGATTTGATCGTTGGTCTTGATGCCCGTGCCGTCTGCCTGAACATCGACATGAGTGCCGATCACCCGGTTGAAGTCAAGGAAAGCATCCCCTACGGCGACAACACCTCCACCGGCGCCGGCCGCAACTGGGCGCACATCAACAGCATCAGCTACGACAAAAAGGATGATTCAATCATTCTTTCCCTGCGCCATCAAGGCATTGTCAAGGTTGGCCGCGACAAGCAGGTGAAATGGATTCTGGCACCCAATGTCGGCTGGACCAAGGATATGGCGGCCAAAGTGCTGACCCCGGTAGACCGTAACGGCAAAAAACTCAATTGTGAAAATGCGACCTGCAAGGACACCGACTTCGACTGGAGCTTCACCCAGCACACCGCCTGGATCAGCGAGCGGGGTGAAAACAATGCACGCTTTGCAACTATCAGTGTCTTCGACAACGGCGACGGTCGCGAGCATGAGCAGCCGGCTGTTTCCCAGGACAAATGGTCACGGGCCGTTGAATACAAGATCGATGAAAAAAACATGACGGTCCAGCAGACCTGGCAGTTCGGCAAGGAGCGCGGATGGGACTGGTACAGCGCGGTTACTTCCAATGTCAAGTGGGATGCAGAAAAGGGAACGTACTGGATGCTGAGCGGCAACGTCCATCTGCTGAGCCCAGAACGTACCCAGGGCATTATCAACGAAGTCGACCCGAAAACCGGCGAAGTGAAGGTTGAACTGGTGCTTTCCAATGACAAGAAGCCGGCCGTTTATTACCGCAGCCACCTGGTAAAACCTGAAAACCTGTTCAGGTACTAA
- the aroF gene encoding 3-deoxy-7-phosphoheptulonate synthase has protein sequence MLIVMSHTASQADIDRVIATVEAMGYTAAPIPGSQRTAIGVLGNKGYVDDTTIRDLPGVQQAIHVSKPYKLVSRDFHPDHTIVDVAGVKIGEGQRPVVVAGPCAVESEEQIMKTARFVKQAGADLLRGGAFKPRTGPHTFQGMREEGLKLLAKAREATGLPIVTEVMSPDNVGLVAEYADLLQVGARNMQNFDLLRELGKIRTPVLLKRGMSATIEEFLAAAEYILAEGNEQVILCERGIRTFETATRNTLDLAMVPLVKEMTHLPVMVDPSHATGKRSLVPPMSRAALVAGAHGVLVEVHPEPEKALSDGPQSLTFDGFERLMADMVRLRAYLAG, from the coding sequence ATGCTTATCGTCATGAGCCATACCGCCAGTCAGGCGGATATCGACCGGGTCATCGCGACCGTCGAGGCGATGGGGTACACCGCCGCTCCCATTCCGGGCAGCCAGCGTACCGCCATCGGCGTGCTGGGGAACAAGGGGTATGTGGACGATACCACCATCCGCGATCTTCCCGGCGTGCAGCAAGCCATTCATGTCTCCAAGCCGTACAAGCTGGTCTCCCGGGATTTCCACCCGGACCATACTATCGTTGATGTGGCCGGGGTGAAGATCGGCGAGGGGCAGCGGCCGGTGGTGGTGGCCGGTCCCTGTGCCGTGGAGAGCGAAGAGCAGATCATGAAAACCGCCCGGTTCGTGAAGCAGGCGGGTGCCGACCTGCTGCGGGGCGGGGCCTTCAAGCCGCGCACCGGCCCCCACACCTTCCAGGGGATGCGGGAGGAAGGGCTGAAGCTGTTGGCCAAGGCCCGCGAAGCCACCGGGCTGCCGATCGTGACCGAGGTGATGAGCCCCGACAACGTTGGCTTGGTGGCCGAGTATGCCGACCTGCTGCAGGTGGGGGCCCGCAACATGCAGAACTTCGACCTGCTGCGGGAACTGGGGAAAATCCGCACACCGGTGCTGCTGAAGCGGGGGATGAGCGCCACCATCGAGGAGTTCCTGGCGGCTGCCGAGTACATCCTGGCCGAGGGGAACGAGCAGGTAATCCTGTGTGAACGGGGGATCCGTACCTTCGAGACCGCCACCCGCAACACCCTGGACCTGGCCATGGTGCCGCTGGTGAAGGAAATGACCCACCTGCCGGTGATGGTGGACCCGTCCCACGCCACCGGCAAGCGCAGTCTGGTGCCGCCCATGTCCCGGGCCGCTCTGGTTGCCGGCGCCCACGGGGTGCTGGTGGAGGTGCACCCGGAACCGGAAAAGGCGTTGTCCGACGGTCCCCAGTCCCTCACCTTTGACGGGTTCGAACGGCTCATGGCCGATATGGTCCGCCTGCGCGCCTACTTGGCCGGGTAG
- the tkt gene encoding transketolase, giving the protein MSTVFTPQQALRCANAVRLLSAEAVEKANSGHPGLPMGAADMAVALWSGFLRFNPADTAWANRDRFILSAGHGSMLLYSLLHLFGFDLSMEELKNFRQWGSKTPGHPEFGHTPGVEVTTGPLGQGVANGVGMALSAKMAAERFNTPDFSPITHRVFALVGDGDLQEGISYEAAALAGHLKLGNLIYLYDSNSITIEGKTDLAWSEDVAGRFEAAGWHVQRVDGHDHQQVSAALRAGIDETDRPSLIIATSHIAYGAPGKQDSSGAHGSPLGKDEIEATRVNLGWNEAPFTVPADVAEACAARVGTLQKEYDAWQAGFAAWRTANPDKAALWDALWQKQVPEQVAEELIAAVAGKDGATRALSGAVLQKAAALVPALVGGSADLAPSNNSDIKGAGSVQVGTFAGRNLHFGIREHAMGAVCNGMALYGCFIPFGATFLVFSDYCRPAVRLSALMQQQVIYIFTHDSYAVGEDGPTHQPIEHTASLRMIPGVQVIRPADGLETALAWYAALKYHNGPTVLVLTRQKLPLLPRTEGFDRTLPLKGGYLLADAENPAVALMASGSEVSLALDAAGLLAGRGIACRVISVPDMATFLAQPAAYRRALLPAGVKRVAIEAGRGESWGRLLGEEGLFIGVEHFGASAPAEVLAEQFGLTPMQVADKVADFLNQG; this is encoded by the coding sequence ATGTCCACCGTCTTCACCCCCCAGCAGGCCCTGCGCTGTGCCAATGCCGTCCGTCTCCTCTCCGCCGAAGCCGTTGAAAAAGCCAATTCCGGCCATCCCGGCCTGCCCATGGGGGCCGCCGACATGGCGGTCGCGCTCTGGAGCGGCTTCCTGCGCTTCAATCCCGCCGATACCGCCTGGGCCAACCGCGACCGCTTCATTCTCTCCGCCGGCCACGGCTCCATGCTGCTCTATTCCCTGCTCCACCTGTTCGGCTTCGACCTGTCCATGGAGGAGTTGAAGAACTTCCGCCAGTGGGGGAGCAAAACCCCGGGCCACCCCGAATTCGGCCACACCCCCGGCGTGGAGGTGACCACCGGCCCGCTGGGGCAGGGGGTGGCCAACGGCGTGGGGATGGCGCTCTCCGCAAAAATGGCGGCGGAGCGGTTTAACACTCCCGACTTTTCCCCCATCACCCACCGGGTGTTCGCCCTGGTGGGGGACGGCGACCTGCAGGAGGGGATCAGCTACGAGGCGGCTGCCCTGGCCGGACACCTGAAGCTGGGCAACCTGATTTACCTCTACGACAGCAACAGCATCACTATTGAAGGAAAAACCGATCTGGCTTGGTCCGAGGATGTGGCCGGGCGTTTCGAGGCGGCCGGCTGGCACGTGCAACGCGTGGACGGTCACGACCACCAGCAGGTGAGTGCCGCCCTCCGGGCCGGTATCGACGAGACCGACCGTCCGTCGCTGATTATCGCCACCAGCCATATCGCCTACGGCGCTCCCGGCAAGCAGGATTCCTCCGGTGCCCACGGCTCGCCGCTGGGCAAGGACGAGATCGAGGCCACCCGCGTCAACCTGGGCTGGAACGAGGCGCCGTTTACGGTGCCGGCCGATGTGGCAGAAGCCTGTGCAGCCCGCGTTGGCACATTGCAGAAGGAGTACGACGCTTGGCAGGCCGGTTTTGCCGCCTGGCGTACGGCCAACCCGGACAAGGCCGCCCTTTGGGATGCCCTGTGGCAGAAGCAGGTGCCTGAGCAGGTTGCCGAGGAGCTGATCGCGGCGGTTGCCGGCAAGGATGGCGCCACCCGCGCCCTGTCCGGCGCCGTGCTGCAGAAAGCCGCCGCCCTGGTGCCGGCACTGGTGGGTGGTTCCGCCGACCTGGCGCCGTCCAACAACAGCGATATCAAGGGGGCCGGTTCCGTGCAGGTCGGGACCTTCGCCGGCCGCAACCTGCATTTCGGTATCCGCGAGCATGCCATGGGGGCGGTCTGCAACGGCATGGCCCTCTACGGCTGCTTCATCCCCTTCGGTGCCACCTTCCTGGTCTTCTCCGACTACTGCCGCCCGGCGGTGCGCCTGTCGGCCCTGATGCAGCAGCAGGTAATCTACATCTTCACCCACGACTCCTACGCCGTGGGGGAGGACGGGCCTACCCACCAGCCGATCGAGCATACCGCATCGTTGCGCATGATCCCCGGCGTGCAGGTGATCCGTCCCGCCGATGGCCTGGAAACCGCCCTGGCCTGGTACGCGGCCCTGAAATATCACAACGGCCCCACCGTCCTGGTGTTGACCCGCCAGAAGCTGCCGCTCCTGCCCCGGACAGAGGGATTCGACCGGACCCTGCCGCTGAAAGGGGGCTATCTGCTGGCCGATGCCGAAAACCCGGCGGTAGCGCTCATGGCTTCGGGGTCTGAGGTCTCCCTGGCACTGGATGCCGCCGGGCTGCTGGCCGGCAGGGGTATTGCCTGCCGGGTGATTTCGGTGCCGGATATGGCCACCTTCCTGGCCCAGCCGGCTGCGTACCGTCGCGCACTGTTGCCAGCCGGTGTCAAGCGGGTGGCCATTGAGGCCGGCCGCGGCGAGTCCTGGGGACGCCTTCTGGGCGAGGAGGGGCTGTTCATCGGTGTTGAGCACTTCGGTGCCTCGGCCCCGGCTGAGGTGCTGGCGGAGCAGTTCGGCCTGACCCCGATGCAGGTGGCCGACAAGGTAGCTGATTTTCTGAATCAGGGATGA